A genomic region of Pseudomonas sp. RSB 5.4 contains the following coding sequences:
- the rlmD gene encoding 23S rRNA (uracil(1939)-C(5))-methyltransferase RlmD, translated as MAKHERGLRFQPTGGSKAAQIPTGKKQRLNIERLANDGRGIAFFEGRTWFVLGALAGEEVEARVLGTHGKVVEARTERVFKASELRRPAACQHAGRCGGCSVQHLPHAEQLALKQRMLAEQLSKVAGVEPEEWAAPLTGPEFGYRRRARIAVRWDMKAKKLEVGFRAAGSQDIVAINECPVLVQPLQPIMTRLPEMLRRLSKPQALGHVELFSGSSLAVLLRHMAPLSEADLTILKDFCQFHAAQLWLHGEGEPQPVDATQSLGYRLEQWDLDLAWRPGDFIQVNAGVNEAMVAQALDWLKPTGDERVLDLFCGLGNFALPLAKSVREVVAVEGVQTMVDRAAANAASNNLHNTKFFQADLSQPLTDAQWIGNGFSAVLLDPPRDGAFEVVRKLATLGAKRLVYVSCNPATLARDTVELIKQGYRLKRAGILDMFPQTAHVEAMALFEASQDGSSESV; from the coding sequence ATGGCCAAGCACGAGAGAGGCCTGCGCTTCCAGCCCACCGGCGGCAGCAAGGCCGCGCAAATCCCGACCGGCAAAAAACAGCGCTTGAATATCGAGCGCCTGGCCAATGACGGTCGCGGCATCGCGTTTTTCGAAGGCCGCACCTGGTTCGTCCTCGGCGCCCTCGCCGGTGAAGAAGTCGAGGCGCGGGTGCTCGGCACCCACGGCAAAGTGGTCGAAGCGCGCACCGAACGGGTGTTCAAGGCCAGTGAGTTGCGTCGCCCGGCAGCGTGTCAGCATGCCGGTCGCTGCGGCGGTTGCAGTGTTCAACACTTGCCCCACGCCGAACAGCTTGCCCTGAAACAGCGCATGCTCGCCGAGCAGCTGTCGAAGGTCGCCGGGGTCGAGCCTGAAGAATGGGCGGCGCCGTTGACCGGCCCGGAGTTCGGCTATCGCCGCCGCGCGCGGATCGCCGTACGTTGGGACATGAAGGCGAAGAAGCTCGAAGTGGGTTTCCGCGCCGCCGGCAGCCAGGACATCGTCGCCATCAACGAATGCCCGGTGCTGGTACAGCCCTTGCAACCGATCATGACCCGTTTGCCGGAGATGCTCCGTCGTTTGAGCAAACCGCAGGCGTTGGGGCATGTCGAGTTGTTCAGCGGTTCATCGCTGGCGGTGTTGCTGCGACACATGGCGCCACTGTCCGAAGCCGACCTGACGATCCTCAAGGATTTCTGCCAGTTCCATGCAGCGCAACTGTGGTTGCATGGCGAAGGCGAGCCACAACCGGTGGATGCCACGCAGTCGCTGGGCTATCGCCTGGAGCAGTGGGATCTGGATCTGGCCTGGCGGCCGGGGGATTTCATCCAGGTCAACGCCGGGGTCAATGAGGCGATGGTCGCGCAGGCGCTGGACTGGCTGAAGCCGACCGGTGACGAGCGCGTGCTCGACCTGTTCTGCGGTCTGGGCAACTTCGCCTTGCCACTGGCCAAAAGCGTGCGTGAAGTGGTGGCGGTGGAGGGCGTGCAGACCATGGTCGACCGTGCCGCTGCGAACGCCGCTAGTAACAATTTGCATAACACAAAGTTTTTTCAAGCCGATTTATCCCAGCCTTTGACCGATGCTCAGTGGATCGGAAACGGCTTTTCTGCGGTACTCTTGGACCCACCGCGTGACGGTGCTTTCGAGGTGGTGCGCAAGCTCGCGACCCTGGGTGCCAAACGGTTGGTGTATGTGTCGTGCAACCCTGCAACTCTGGCGCGCGATACGGTCGAATTGATCAAGCAGGGCTACCGGTTAAAACGTGCCGGGATTCTCGATATGTTTCCTCAGACGGCGCATGTCGAGGCCATGGCGTTATTTGAAGCGAGCCAGGATGGCTCGTCTGAATCCGTCTGA
- a CDS encoding sensor histidine kinase yields MKISDLPGRHSLFWKLACLLVAFCLLMIWLSWSWGRYMEERNQFLSDEARGTLSRYAAEVERAWQRGERDGIDNWLQSMELREAGWVGVIDRNLQSLSSDPLSEQEIQHLTFLRGLDWPIHKQGRPWLRVPFPQDPSAGSLVIELPERFLPGKYRVFWRVITNGVIPGLFTLLLCVGLYRLLVVPLNNLREQANAWRADQLNVRLSSGITERPDELGELARAFDSMSERLQSTVALQQQLLRDLSHELRTPLSRLRVASESEQDLRQLRERIGREVDGMQRLVEDTLQLAWLDTERAPLPDEAIQIQALWEMLTDNACYESGWPSLQLQCAVPSSCWVRGNLNSLAQALENILRNAIRHSPEGGIVCLDGRRDGDYWHLWLEDQGGGVAEADLERIFSPFTRLDGSRPGDGGFGLGLSIARNAVQRQGGMLWAENGGAGLRLNFRLIADGGGVTADAFASKPAPTVDVCRPQTV; encoded by the coding sequence ATGAAAATCTCTGACCTGCCGGGCCGGCATTCGCTGTTCTGGAAACTGGCGTGCCTGCTGGTGGCGTTCTGTCTGCTGATGATCTGGCTGAGCTGGTCCTGGGGCCGCTACATGGAGGAGCGCAACCAGTTTCTCTCCGACGAGGCGCGCGGCACGCTGAGCCGTTATGCCGCTGAAGTCGAACGGGCGTGGCAGCGCGGTGAGCGAGACGGGATCGATAACTGGTTGCAGAGCATGGAGCTGCGCGAGGCGGGTTGGGTCGGAGTGATAGACCGCAATCTGCAGTCGTTGAGCAGCGATCCGCTGAGTGAACAAGAAATCCAGCACCTGACCTTTTTGCGCGGGCTCGACTGGCCGATCCACAAGCAAGGCCGGCCGTGGCTGCGGGTGCCGTTTCCCCAGGATCCATCTGCCGGCAGTCTGGTGATCGAGTTGCCCGAGCGTTTTCTGCCGGGTAAATACCGGGTGTTCTGGAGGGTGATCACCAACGGGGTGATTCCGGGGCTGTTCACCTTGCTGCTGTGCGTCGGCCTGTATCGCTTGCTGGTGGTGCCGCTGAACAACCTGCGCGAACAGGCCAATGCCTGGCGCGCCGATCAATTGAATGTGCGCCTGTCGAGCGGCATTACCGAGCGCCCGGACGAACTCGGCGAGTTGGCGCGGGCCTTCGACTCGATGTCCGAGCGCCTGCAGTCCACCGTTGCCTTGCAACAGCAGCTGCTGCGCGATCTGTCCCATGAGCTGCGTACGCCGCTGAGTCGATTGCGGGTGGCCAGTGAAAGCGAACAGGATCTGCGGCAACTGCGCGAGCGCATCGGCCGTGAAGTCGATGGCATGCAACGGCTGGTCGAGGACACCCTGCAACTGGCCTGGCTCGACACCGAGCGTGCACCGCTGCCGGACGAGGCGATCCAGATTCAGGCGCTGTGGGAAATGCTCACCGACAACGCCTGTTATGAAAGCGGCTGGCCGAGCCTGCAATTGCAGTGCGCGGTGCCGTCGTCGTGCTGGGTGCGCGGTAATCTCAATAGTTTGGCGCAGGCGCTGGAGAACATTCTGCGCAACGCCATTCGTCATTCGCCTGAGGGCGGCATCGTGTGCCTCGATGGACGGCGTGACGGCGATTACTGGCATCTGTGGCTGGAAGATCAAGGCGGCGGTGTGGCTGAAGCGGATCTGGAACGGATCTTCTCGCCGTTCACCCGCCTCGACGGCTCGCGCCCGGGGGATGGCGGGTTTGGGCTGGGGTTGAGCATTGCGAGGAATGCGGTGCAAAGGCAGGGTGGGATGTTGTGGGCGGAGAATGGTGGGGCAGGGTTGCGCTTGAATTTTCGGCTGATTGCCGATGGAGGCGGCGTGACGGCTGACGCCTTCGCGAGCAAGCCCGCTCCCACAGTGGATGTGTGTCGTCCGCAAACTGTATAA
- the cysM gene encoding cysteine synthase CysM — protein sequence MTLQYPTIADCVGNTPLVRLQRLPGATSNTLLLKLEGNNPAGSVKDRPALSMITRAELRGQIHAGDTLIEATSGNTGIALAMAAAIKGYKMILIMPDNSSAERKAAMTAYGAELILVSQEEGMEGARDLAQRMEAEGRGKVLDQFANGDNPEAHYTTTGPEIWRQTQGTITHFVSSMGTTGTIMGVSRYLKEQSDSVQIIGLQPMEGSAIPGIRRWPQEYLPKIYQADRVDRIVDMAQSEAEDVTRRLAREEGIFCGVSSGGAVAAMLRLSKEVENAVIVAIICDRGDRYLSTGIFDAPN from the coding sequence ATGACCCTGCAGTACCCAACCATCGCCGATTGCGTCGGCAACACTCCGCTGGTGCGTTTGCAGCGCCTGCCCGGTGCCACCAGCAACACCCTGTTGCTCAAGCTCGAAGGGAACAACCCGGCGGGTTCGGTCAAGGACCGTCCGGCGCTGTCGATGATCACCCGTGCCGAACTGCGCGGGCAGATTCACGCCGGCGACACGCTGATCGAAGCGACCTCGGGCAACACCGGGATTGCGCTGGCCATGGCCGCCGCGATCAAGGGTTACAAGATGATCCTGATCATGCCGGACAACTCCAGCGCCGAGCGCAAGGCGGCGATGACCGCTTACGGTGCCGAGCTGATTCTGGTCAGTCAGGAAGAGGGCATGGAAGGCGCTCGTGATCTCGCCCAGCGGATGGAAGCCGAAGGCCGTGGCAAGGTGCTCGATCAGTTCGCCAACGGCGATAATCCCGAGGCGCACTACACCACCACTGGCCCGGAAATCTGGCGTCAGACCCAGGGCACCATCACCCATTTCGTCAGTTCGATGGGCACCACCGGCACCATCATGGGCGTGTCGCGCTACTTGAAAGAGCAGAGCGACAGCGTGCAGATCATTGGCCTGCAACCGATGGAAGGCTCGGCCATTCCGGGCATCCGCCGCTGGCCGCAGGAATACCTGCCGAAGATCTATCAGGCCGACCGCGTCGACCGCATTGTCGACATGGCGCAAAGCGAAGCCGAGGACGTCACCCGGCGTCTGGCCCGCGAGGAAGGCATCTTTTGTGGCGTGTCCTCGGGCGGTGCGGTGGCAGCGATGCTGCGCCTGTCCAAGGAAGTTGAAAACGCGGTGATCGTCGCGATCATCTGCGACCGTGGCGACCGTTATCTGTCGACCGGCATTTTCGACGCGCCCAACTGA
- a CDS encoding response regulator transcription factor → MTLASNDFPRILAIEDDPVLGAYVHEHLGRSGFKVTWCQNGQEGLNIARRQPFDVVLMDILLPGLDGLNVLTQLRQSHSTPVLLMSALGAEADRISGFRLGADDYLPKPFSMAELHVRIEAILRRVALDRRPAAVTPSVASGTLRFDDEQCEVFYNAQAAGLTRSEYRLLETLNRNDEEVLSKAFLYQHVLQRGYAAHDRSLDMHISQIRRKLKAIGYLEREVRTVWGKGYVLSAPDENL, encoded by the coding sequence ATGACGCTTGCCTCCAACGATTTCCCACGCATTCTTGCCATCGAGGACGACCCGGTTCTGGGCGCCTATGTTCACGAACATCTGGGGCGCAGCGGCTTTAAGGTGACCTGGTGCCAGAACGGTCAGGAAGGGCTGAACATCGCGCGTCGCCAGCCGTTCGATGTGGTGCTGATGGACATACTGTTGCCGGGGCTCGATGGCCTGAATGTGCTGACCCAATTGCGTCAGAGCCATTCGACGCCGGTGCTGCTGATGTCTGCCCTGGGTGCCGAGGCCGATCGCATCAGTGGCTTTCGCCTGGGGGCCGATGATTATCTGCCAAAGCCGTTCAGCATGGCCGAGCTGCACGTGCGCATCGAGGCGATTCTGCGGCGGGTGGCCCTTGATCGGCGCCCGGCGGCAGTTACTCCGTCGGTGGCCAGTGGCACGCTGCGCTTTGACGATGAACAGTGCGAGGTTTTCTATAACGCGCAAGCCGCCGGCCTGACCCGCAGCGAATACCGCCTGCTGGAAACCCTCAATCGCAACGACGAAGAAGTGCTGAGCAAGGCCTTCCTTTATCAGCACGTTCTGCAACGCGGTTACGCGGCCCACGACCGCAGCCTCGACATGCACATCAGCCAGATCCGCCGCAAACTCAAGGCCATCGGTTACCTCGAGCGTGAAGTGCGCACGGTGTGGGGCAAGGGCTACGTGCTGAGTGCGCCTGATGAAAATCTCTGA